The following DNA comes from Cololabis saira isolate AMF1-May2022 chromosome 7, fColSai1.1, whole genome shotgun sequence.
TCCCTGGAAGTCCTACAAAATATCTCAACACATGCAAATACAAACTTAGCCCATTCATATTTCAGCTAATAGGAAAACACAAGAGGTTCATCTGGTGACTCCTGCTGCAGGAGGTGCCAGGGAGAGTCCTTTATCTAAAAACCAACACTAAAAGTAAACCTCATATCCGGCAACGTTCGCCTCTTAAAAGCCACTCACTCACACAAAACTACCATCTACTTAGGCTCCAGACTCCCGTTTGAAACCACTGTCTCTATAACACCACCTAACACACTCCCCCAAAGCACCCTGCCTGGTTAAGAGAGCATCTTGTGCCACAGTAAACAGGAATCCTCTGGCAAAATCACCACTAAAAGCTCTAACGTTCTGCAACATAATGTGCAGGATTAATGAGGTATAAAATAACAGTAAACCAGATGTGATCTGAGTGGatgggatattttttttttcccctctaagCTTTTGACTGTTTTTGCTTGTTGGATTGAATGTTGAGGATCAAAATTAAATCAGTTGGCCTTTGTTTCAATTGTTTTGTGACAACTTGTGATGGACTGAAATCATATCGCATTGCAATGCTGAAATTTGAAAttaataaaaaggaagaaaaatgagaGGATTTActgaaaattatttatttcagtctgAAAACATGACAttgcaaaacacaaaaaaaaaagtttttaaaaagcacTACACAGAGGGAAAGAAAATCTGCTACTCTTTGCTTTTATCCACATGAATAACTCGCAATCCTCAGATTCAATGAAACACCAACCACCTCCATTTAAGAATTCAAATGGCACTGACGTATCCAATCATGACCTGTCGGAGTGAAACCTGCTCAAACGTCACAAACAATGAGCGCCCGGTCACAAGATTAGAAATTGCACTCTTAAAACTAAACACGTAGAAGAAAAAGTTACAACTCAATTTTGTTCACTGGTCAAAAATCGGTAGAAACGGTTGGTCCTTGGTTTGTGGGTGCGGTTTGCAAGTGTGTGTTTAGTCAGAGTCTTCCTCCGAGCTGGCAGGTGTGGATGcggcttcttcctcctcttcatcagagTCCTGcttaaaaggcaaaaaacatcaaaaaaagaaaaacggttTGTCTCATCATATGACACAAAGATAATGTTATATTTTAAATTTTAGGATCGGCTTGTGgctgccatcatcatcatcatcatcatcatcatcatcatcaataagAGAGCAAAGCTGTTCTTAACCTGTATTTCACCCACTGCACACAAAAGACaagttttttcatttatcgttGTTTATATATGTTGTTTCACAACTTATTTGTGTGacagaatattaaaaaatatataaaagaaagCATAGGTTCCTTCACAGATTGGGCAAAACTGCAGTTATCAACTGTTATTTGTGTTTCTATGCTCAGTGTCAGTTCTCACAGTGGGCATGTGTCAACAGGAAAATGCCTCAGTCATTTACCACCAAATTCAATGTTTCCcccctctttctttttaaatagagctcaatataaaatacatttctgtgtCAAATGCCAACACTGCAAGAAAGGGAACGACACAAGTACATTTTTAATCACTGAAAATGAATCATTTACatcgttgctgccccccccatcATCATGGCCGTACCTTCTTCCTCTTGGACTTGCTCTTGTGGTCGGAGTCTGAGGAATCCTCGCTGGTCTCGATGAACTCCTTGCTCTTGAAGCTGTCATTGCCTCGATCCTTCTCCTTGTCTCCACCGGCAGACTTCCTCTTCTTCTCGTCTTTTTTGCCTCCAGATTTTCTACTCTCCCTAACGGGTGAAAGGAAGAGCAAAGATataatagatatatatatatatatatatatatatttttttttttttttttcaaaaaaggtcctaatgagatattttatataaaaaaataaagaaaagttccTGAGTACAAGAGACTCACTTCTTGGAAGGGGTTGAGGTTGAACCTCCACCGCTCTCTTTGTActctttctttgctttttcaTACTGCCTCTTTGCCTCCCCGGCTTTTGTTTCCCACTCCTGAAGAAAACGAAAGCATGAGAGTTTGTGTCTAGGTTTACTGAAACACCACTCTAGAAATACAACCACTTCTACTTTACTTCTAAGGTTAAAGTACTGCAggttttcacattttttgacaGTGTTCAGCCTCTCACCTCTTTCTCATCTTTGGTCAGCTGCCTCCACATCTCTCCGGCCTTCTTGGAGATCTCGGTGATGGAGATGCCGGGATTCTCTGACTTGATTCTTTCTCTGCTGGCGTTGAGCCAAAGCATGTAGGCACTCATCGGCCTCTTGGGCCCACCGGTATCTTTATGCTTCTTCtaatagattaaaaaaagaaattcagttAGTAAATCTTTGTGCAGGTTTATACACAGTAGATGTTAAATAATGCTAGTCAAACAATTTGATTATAATTTTACCGTTGGTGATTGGATCACAACTGAAGATGCGTTTTGATGAATCTCAAATGTTTTGCATCCTTAAACTACTATTCAACCAGACAGTTACTTTAttaaaaggagccgtctgtaagaaatgtccaaaactggtactgcagccactttcaaaatattgttgagcggcgtgtaccctccccctcctccccccgaccagaggttgccaggtaggctgcagaatgcagcaggaacgtaggctgccatggctgcgataattagagccgagctggcaacccggatgcagaaacaatactgacttggtgattgggagataggtggagggtggagcttcagaaacaatactgacttggtgattgggagataggtggagggtggagcttcagaaacaatactgacttggtgattgggagataggtggagggtggagcttcaggccaaaacaaaaaatgacaacataaacatcagttgagggctgcaactcctctttttaaactggaatatcctggcttgagtgctgttgtcagtgacataagtatttgaaatgaacatgattcttaaatgtctgttgacatatcggggtcattttatgattcgttttattattgctcttacatacagctcctttaactaatCCAATCAGGCAGATCAACAACAAAACAGATAAGTGTCTCTAATATAAAAAATGCatccattatttttttttaggcgTAGCCTGACTTCCTCCCACAACCATCTCTTGGTCATGCTGAAGGTTTAACacatctggggcctcatgtacaaagagtgcggtgcACTAAAATGTGCGTACGTCACTTTCTACTCTCACGGTCTGATGATTGATAAAGTTTGattcaaaaagtgatttgaacgtggaaagttgcggtctttcacgcacacttcaaggctggcgtacgcactttccTGAAGTTTTGTCTGTTGGCGACACtaactggtgatgcagtgaagtccagaatatgaggaaacatgacgttaacaataagttcacgaccacatgaaggacacgacagtccacATAAGTTACACACCGGTggaacaatctcacaatcaaccacatggtctgaacatgcaacttaaaggagcttgaggctccttttaagaaattagactctctagcgccacccttcaccacgacggccgttgggggtactgcagccaacagtgaagccggcacgggagaacggggagaacgcgcatgcagcgtcatgtgacgtcacatccgcaggacagcgcaggaaattcaggaccgaattgcagcacattttgcagcacacagcctgttcaaagcaacggagagatacactagaggactcattcttttgggtttggaacgcttcatctgacattattactagaaaacttaaaatgtatatggatttttttcataaatcctgccacaatccggcctcaagctcctttaaggaaggAGCCCAACAATGTAACCCGCAAATCCCAACGGCAgccttggctccgttagaggaacctgctgatgcaggatcagtaGCGAGTCTTCAGACACcacactgatctgctggtccaggactaagactggaccatcagctggtttaggtaccaagaggatccttctggatctctgccctgaactggaccagctgctccggttcagaccgacatgatgctttcaggtcggacatctctcagtcaccatgacgaccgtatgggacgactactcgagataaaagccagatccttaAAACATCCTataactgtgtctgaacagacaaacattaaaacGCAATTTGTAGCGAAGAACTGGTTCAGTAaagtaaagttgtctttttaaaataaaactaacatgtcactaaaaggttggttggtacgaactgatgtgagtcagcaatgaatgaataaagtttttattgaatgtttaggctacTCTCAGATTCTTACAccgagtcggctgcaggtgctgcagaaagtgtttctctggAAAGTGTTAGACCGGTCTCTCTTCCTTGTGACGGAGGCCGGACCGAGaccagtctctcctcctgcgcctGCAACACTACGAGTTACAGcgactttgttctttatttctcacatttgcacctcgataatccttTTGGCACAACTtgcctttatttctgcagcggaggaatcagagcgtgatgcttcatgttttaagtataaattcatgttgttcacattgttatacttatccacaatgtgtaagactcaatacacGTGAACATTGAGCTTAATCAGTTCGGGACAATAAAgtggaacgaggagccgttttttgtcccaccaacttaagttctggtgtcggttcttaaaatacaaacaagaacaaGAGCGTAATGATGATGACAAACCCTTACGATCATAAGACCACAATttttcacggaacgcaacacaaagaaCAATATTACCCATAATAAAATGCGGTCAAGACAACTACAGCACGTTACTGTTCTCTTTTACAGCTTAAAACGAAAGAAatgccccaaataaattatgttTCCAGCCTCAACTTTGGACAggagtgtctccagctcacagccgatgtttttttcaatttgttctacttgtttttgcaagttcttTGTTAGGATGaccggtttttaatggatatttatcctcattatcatattcaaagttCAAGTTCATGTTCAAAGAGACGTgcatggatttgggcgtacgcagttttgaacatctgaattcttttttgcgtacgcaagaattccacgcacggattcacgttgaaatccacgcactctttgtacacgaGGCCCCTGGTCTGGACGAAAACAGCTCAGGTGTTTCCTTCTAATTTACTTCAATTAGCAGGTTTTCTCACACTTTTATCCTCATCTCATGTATCACTGAATAAGTCATAATAGCGTTGGAGctgcagagttaaaaaaaaaaaaaaaaaaaattagcagGCAACTTATACTGTGATGTTTGGGTTGTTGAACACTTAATTTTGTTCCTGGACTCCACAGATGCAGGACTTTTCACATCAGCACTGAGGGGCATCTCAGAATTTAAAAACATCTACATTTATAGTTACAGTCTGGTTTACATCCGTCTGCCAGACCGCTTTCACGTTCTACTTCGTCTTTTCTCCAGCTGGACTCTCACCTCTTTGCGTggcttcctttcttttttctccttcaccactttgacttttttggcttttttcttcttGGCGCTTTCATCATCGCTATCCCCTTCCTCATCACTGCTGTCGCTTGCAGAGGCGTTGCTGTCGTACCTGATTGAGAGAAGGAATATGGAAAGTTATGTTGAGCCAGTCAGATACAATGGTTCGAACCGTGTATAGTAGTTAAACAGCCAAAGCCAGGAGGGCCACTCACTCCTCTGCGATCTCTTCATCTTCCTCGCCAGGGTTGAAAGACTCATCTGAGAAGAcagaaggaaaataataattctCTTTCAATTTTGGTGATCTTTTCAGTATGCTCCGTATCTTTGTTGTGCTTTAACCATTACTTACCGCTTCCGCCATCTGACTCGTCGCTGTCGTTGCCCTCTTCCCTGATCTTGCCCTCAGCCTTCATCCTCTCCAGGTAGGCGTCATGCTGGTCCTCATCAGAGTCGCTGTACTCATTGATGTTACCCTTCATGCCCTGGAAGTAAACTGCACAGTCAACATAACCCCTCCACAAAAAACACCTTCATAATTAAGACGTTACCCGGCTGCAATGGTTTAACCACACCACACTGTAGTAAATAAAGATCGTTAACTGTTATAACTTCACAAAGTTCACAAGTTTTAAAAATTAAATTTCCTTTAAAAAGgaggtataaaaaaaaaggggcaGAGTCTTTTTGCCAAGTAAGTTAAAAATAACTATTCAATAAACAGCTCTCCTTTTCGCATCTTTAAGGAAGTCAGTTACTCGAACATAAAGGCTTTTGAATAGACAGGTTTTCCTTTTTGCCATTTCACTCACAACACGTGGGAGTTTGTCAGAGACACTCACAGAAGCCTCTTTGCTCACTTCATTACACAGAAAACGGGCAAAAAAAACAGACCAAAAAGTCAACTGCAGCCAAATGTTTCAACAAAAGAAAGTATTATGTTAAATTTGATCATTATAATCAACAAAGTTGTAACAGGCGATTCATGACATGTTCCAGTAGTGATCCCAACCTGGGCTGTTAAGAGGCAAAGTAAATACAAGACAAaaacatgtaaatatatatcattaaaGTTCCCGACAGGACCAGGACTTCAATTTGGCTGTCATTTCTATTTTTCAGTTTGAAATGTGCAAATCCATAATCAGCAGAGGTTGACACTTTCTCTCCTGTTTTCACATTTTCTTCAGATGTCTAATTTCTACTTTGTTTGGGGTGACTTTATAGATGTATACACTTGAGGCCTCTAGTCTTTGACTCTACAAGTAGACTGTAGTACCCACAACTGTATCAGTTTGCAATAAAATATTATGCACAACATGTTCAGTGGTTAAATTAATTAGTTATTACTTGAGCTTATTTTCAGGTTTCAATGAGGAATCCTGTCCTGTGTGCTCATTTCCATAGAGCTCAACATACTGGTCAATTAATGCTAAAAGACTCTGCGGCTTGAGACCGACTGCATTATCGGCATGGAGACCACAGTCAAACTATTTTCTTCTGCTGCCATTACATCTTTCCCATGCATCAATGTCCATGTCTGCCAGTGGACAGAAACCACAAGGCAGGGATGCTGCCATTTAAAAATGCCCGCAGGAAATGGAGCGCAGGTCCATCCAGGTCTGACCCCATCACCATGGCCACAGCAAGCAAAATTAAGCAGATCCTCGTCTGCTGTCGGAGCTGCCGGGTGCCTGAATGTCATCAGTACATTACGGGTAGTGCAATCAACGCTTTAAGCAGTGGCCATGACGACAACCGTTTCAAACGTTACAGAACACCAAAAGCCCCTCATTAGTCAGCAcgatgcaaacacacacacacacacacacacacacacacacagttatcaCACTCCTGCACCCCATTTGTCCCATGATTAGTCATAAATCAGTCAATATTTATCTGGTTCGGCACCAAACCCACTGGCAACATGAAACCAAACTCTTGATTATCACACACAATCTGGACATCCACCAGTAGCACACCATGCAGTCAGAAATCACTCCACACAAGCCAAATCAAGTGCCTAATCCACACTTGACGCCCCAGAACATACCCACCTTCTTCTACAGCGGCACAAGAACAGACACATAGGAGAAGGGCAACAAGCATGAATAACTGGGATGAAAGTCAGAAAGTAAATGTGTAATGTTTGACTTACAGAGATGTTTATTGGTTTGTGTATTACCTCTTTAAAGCCTCTGTTCTTGATGTTGAGCTTCTTAGCGTTTACAAAGTCAAACAGTTTGCCATACTCTTCTCTAGAAGGAAGAGAGATGATGCAGGTTGATTTGTCTTTGCACAAAAATCAGACAGTAAAATACGAATCAATAGTAAAAGTGTGAAATTTCTCAAGCAGATGACGACTTAGTGCTTAATGGTATTATGTCACATCAGGAGAAATAAGATTGACAACCACACTACCAGAgtagtaaaagaaaaacaaggcaCAGATTCATCCTCGTCTGATGAAGTTGCTACAAAACAACAGaaacttaatttaaaaaatgaggtTCACTTGTGATCCTTCCTGTGCGATCAAAACCATAACGACGACccactaaaaaaacaaaacaaaaatactgaGGAGTGACTAGGGCTgtgcaattaatcgattttaaatctaaatcggatttattaatcaagacgatgttaaaaaaaggaaaatcggaaaaatcgattttccttttttgcagctggctgcatgcgtctagtcatctttgtttggtcaagaaaattgtaaatgttgtcactttactgaactcaaggaggatttacagtatctttcaattgcacttcattcccaatagggaaatttgtttgctatttttctttaaaaataaagataaaatatttgaaacaatttattccattgtcttttgtagttttaccaaaaaaatcaaaatcgaaaatcgggttttcagagaaaaaaaatcgggattttatttttgtccaaaatcgcccagccctaggagtGACTGAGGAGTGTGTGCCAGGTGTCCTCACCTCTCGATGCTGCTGAAGGTGTACTGGTTTCCTTGCTTGGTCTCAATCTCAAAGTCAAAGGAGCGTGTTGTGGTAGTGCCTCTGGCAAAATTAACACAGGAGATCTCCTCAAAGCGGAGGTGAACAGGGGGCTTGTGGACATAGATGAAGCCCCTTTCGAGGGGATAAAGGAGGCCCGAAGATGCCTTGTAGGAGCAGGTGATGCACTGGGCTCCAGAGTGgctgaggaagagaggaggccAAAAGGAGGGGTAGGTTTTACCAGATGTTCTTACTTATAAAGGTTAAATGTTTGATCTGGGTGTACAAGATGCCTACCCTTGGAAATTTCCTGGTACAGTGATCTTGCGGTTTACCAAGGCCTTCATCACCCTGCTGACCATCTCATAGAGAGACCCTGACATGTTTTTACTGAGTTTTCCCTCAAAACGACGTTCCACATCCTCCCTGTGAAAGAAAAGACACAACACCTGTCAGGGATTTAGGAACTGTAATGCAAAAACGCAGCTGCTGATGCGTGAGCTTTATTAACTCATGAAAATGAGTCTTTGAGACCTTTGGTTCCCCCTTCTGGAGATCTGCTTTACAACATAATTGCATAACTGAGCCATTACTTTACAAAAGCAACACGCTACAGGGCCCACAAAAAGCTAGGCATCCTTTATAGCCACATACTCGCTCATGTTGAGTGTGAGGTTAATGTCCTCTTCTTTGGAGAAAAGGAGAATGAGAAAGTGATAACGCGTCTGACCCTGCTTGATGGGAGGATCCAGACTGATCTGCAATGAGAACAAGCAGAGAATGAAGGTGAAACAAGGAGGAAACAAAACAAGCTGCAAGATTAAATATGAAAATTTAAAAGCCACAAAACACACAGACTTACCACAAAGAACATCTGCCTCTGATCTTTGTGTGGAAGCAGGAAAAGACGGAGGACGGTTGTGTAGGGAATCTTGTAGTCAAAGGTTTTACCATGCAGGTGCAGGAATGTCGGGTATATACGAATGTCGTATCTGAAAGAAGTAGTAACGAGAGACATGAGGGGTAGGACATACGGCCCAAACAGAAAAGTAATTTCTAGTGCGAAGGACaggctgtttgtttttttaaatatgttcaaTATACAGTCTCAGCTTGTATATAAAAACAGCCTCATGGAAAAACAAAAGATGTTTAAATCTAATTAATGTAATGTTTGGAAGAGACAAACAACAGTTAAATGGTAAATTAAATGCAACAGAAACAGTTTCAGTAAATAAGTGATGACGTACAGAAGTCATGATTTCAGTGAGATGTTTCTTTGTTCCGCTAAGCTCTCCGTCATCACAAGTTTATTTATTCACTATTTTTCACTTGATTCAGTTGCAtgtttctctgcagctctgGCTGGACACTTGGTGTCATTAACTGTTTATATAAACCCAAGTTTAGCAAACTTTCTGaaacaagacttttttgtatGGAAAAATCTGAtgatcacataaaaaaaaagttcttctgggaaaaaataaataaataaataacattttccTTGTTACAAACGTCAGAGCCTTCAATTAACTGTTTAGTTTATAAACTAAGGTGAAGGAGGGACGTGACGTTAGTATCCAATAGTGGTGACGTGACTGAAGAAATGGTCAAATGtttcacaggaaacattaataaataaagtaagTTGGCCCTCGACAGTCAGTGCGTCCTAAGCTACACTGTGCATGACTCTGAAAGACTGCGGTGATCTTGGCCAAATACAATTCTACATACCTATTTGTCTTCTCACACACATTTACTCATATAAGGCAAAAATAATATCTAAAGCATTTCCCTATCGCTCAAATTTTTCTAATGAAAAGAcctctttaatttttttgtttagttaactGTGCAATGACAAAAAAGAGGGTACTActgagctttaaaaaaaaactgaacaaaattATGAGGAAATCAATTTGATTGGATAAATGACTAAGCGCTGaagtgttttggttttgttttgtttgtaggTCAGTGGGATGACATAAGAAAGGAAACGTGTGGATAACTATGTTTAAACGGCGGTCTTCTACCTTCCTCTGGGCGTAAGACACTGAAGCTCCTTGAAGATGCACACAGCGTCTCCTGTGGCTTGGATCACATCGGCCTTAGATAAGACATTCGCGGCAAACGCCTAAAACAGtgagggagaaaaataaaaacttatgAATGAAACCATTGACACAAAATAGTATGATACTTCAttaagaaggggaaaaaaaaatccctgggGAAGTAGATCATCCTTGCTCACCTCCACGGGGTCTTGTCGGTCATCAGCCGTGGCAGGTGGGACGTAGAATCGGACCTCCATAAGGGAGACCTCTGTGTCGTCGTTCTGGTGAAACTCCAGGGTGACTTCATTCTTGCCCGTGGCACACTGGGAAACATTGGACAGGGGAATCTCGAATGCCGTATTGTCGTTGACATCAAACGATAACAGTGGCCCTGGGATGGCAGGAGATGGAGAAAAAAGGGCATCGCCAATCAGTGGGACATTTACTTCTGTTCTTTGTATAAAAAGTAGTCTTttgacaagtaaaaaaaaaaatatatatatatatatacactttttttACCTGAGAATTTGGCTGTTCCCCAGTTCCAGCCCTTCACGCACGCATCCTTCTCCGTTACCTCTACCTTGTAGTTGGCCTtgaaaaactctgaaatctTTTCAAAGTCCTGGTGGGTGAAGGCAGCAGAGGGGGAAATAGGTGAGGAAGCATGAGTGAAGTCACACAAACAGGTCGACGGGAGAGGAAACGATGAAAACAAGAGGGAGAGAAGGTCTCCAAAATTGCAAGCCAGTAAAAGCACTGGGTCTGGATGGTTCAAAGCCTATAAAAATACCACCTAGACAGAGACGGGAATAATTAATCACAATGCAATTGTAACTGTGCCGCTTGGGAACACAGGAGGTGAATGTAATCCATCCGCCTTTTCTGTCCTCCGCCCTCCACACCAGCACTGACAATCAGCCTGTTTATTTATCCTTCAGTCCTCCTTACAACTGCAAAGGACTCGTGCACAGAAAAAAGCCCATGGTCAACGGTACACGcgtacacgcacacacgcacgcacacacacagtcccAGCAGTAGAAACATGTGGAAGTGATTgtggtgtgagtgtgtgcagggCAGAATGAGACTCTGTGGGAAAGCAAATTTACGCACCTGGATATCTGCCTGTCCATAAGGTTATTAGAGCCAATTAGAGGCCAgaaagtctgtgtgtgtgtgtgtgtgtgtgtgtgtgtgtgtgtgtgtgtgtgtgtgtgtgtgtgtgtgtgtgtgtgtgtgtgtgtgtgtgtgtgtgtgtgtgtgtgtgtgtgtgtgtgtgctcaagTTCATCAGGATGTTTGTTGACCTGGATTAGGGAACTGTTTAGATAAGAGCATGTGTGAGCGATGCATAAATGCACAAACCCAGAGTCTGTGCAATTTGTTGGAACTTatctaacaataataataataataataatataaaattcaTATCCACCACAGacgcatgaacacacacacacactctcctgCAGAATGACtgtcttttaaaatgcatttcaaCCTatgagaaaacttttttttttttaattcttcctTTGGTTACTGGTCACATGATCAACATCAGCTATAATATCGGGTCAATTTCATATTTTGCTCATATGACATGCGTTTTTatattaaatgcacagccaATTTAATTTGTTGACTTTAATTGCTGGGATGAATATTAAATTATTTCAATAACCCCCTTTACTTCTTTCAAAGCCGCTGTCACACCTTGATAATTTAGTCAGCGTATACAGACAGCACGTTGGGCGAATACGCTGGCAAGAGTGAAAAATGCTGTGCATGCACATCATTTCCTGATGTATGCCAGTGGAACAACTCATACGTTCTGCATACTCGGGCCATAGGATATGCGATAGTTGACACATAGGTTACTTGTAAGCTACTCATAAGTTGAAAAATGTTGAGTAAATGTCTAGCGTACTCAGAACTTATTTCTAATCTGAATAACATGCTTTGGACTTATGTGCAACTTATATTGAATTTATCTCAAGTTCTCACACAAGGGCGTATTGGTCGTAGTTTAGGAGAATTTGTATATAAAaacatgcttcacagtaggaatCCATCAGTGCCCAACTCAAGACTCCATTAGGCCATTTCCGCTAATAACTACTCGGCTCCGTCTCCGTGAAGGCCCGAACCACATTGAGGTGGTACTGAACTGCAATATAAAACAACTGAGACCGAGGCGAGTAGAGTTGAGGCAAGTCGAAATCTGTATAATGGAAACGGGGCTTTTGGTGAGTGGATCTCCATCCAAGAGATGGAGGATATGGCAAATGTGAGATGAGAATACGTACGAGCTGTCCTCCAACATCAGCATGACTTCATCAGTTTGATGCTGTACTAGTTACATGCCAATAATGTCAGGAGAAGAGGTGAACGCAGGAGAAGGAACTGGGTGAGACCATGGATCAGTAGATGACGGCAGTTTGGCATGTATGACCAGCTTATGGTGGAACGCCGTTGGGTGAGAGGAGGTGGATACCATTGACGCAGCTACTCATGCCACTGACAAAGGCGAGAGGGGATGGAACCGGCATCATCTCCATCAGAGCGTGAGGCTAATGATGGATACTCCTCACATCCACACACGCCCATCACCAGGAGACTTCTTGGTAGTGTTCTTCAGTGTATTTGGCATGAGGGGGATGTTGATACTAGtcatgcaccgaaatgaaaatttgtggccgaaaccgaaacaataataaacacttggccgaataatACCAAACAATGGTTcatcgcagtttttcatttattttgccaattttttcaccattgcataaatcaaataaatgtgcagtgaaatacccgccagtcacaatttatcttactgtacttattttattttttctcataatcttttttcattttctcccgttcaaatccagttaatcgGGTTGCGTcggggcggtgctgatctccacaatttgaagccttgtataa
Coding sequences within:
- the ssrp1a gene encoding FACT complex subunit SSRP1a isoform X2; the encoded protein is MGDTLEFNEIYQEVKGSWNDGRLRFSKQNVVYKSSKTGKVDSIPAGELNHAQWRRVCLGHGIKLSTSSGHVYKYDGFRDTDFEKISEFFKANYKVEVTEKDACVKGWNWGTAKFSGPLLSFDVNDNTAFEIPLSNVSQCATGKNEVTLEFHQNDDTEVSLMEVRFYVPPATADDRQDPVEAFAANVLSKADVIQATGDAVCIFKELQCLTPRGRYDIRIYPTFLHLHGKTFDYKIPYTTVLRLFLLPHKDQRQMFFVISLDPPIKQGQTRYHFLILLFSKEEDINLTLNMSEEDVERRFEGKLSKNMSGSLYEMVSRVMKALVNRKITVPGNFQGHSGAQCITCSYKASSGLLYPLERGFIYVHKPPVHLRFEEISCVNFARGTTTTRSFDFEIETKQGNQYTFSSIEREEYGKLFDFVNAKKLNIKNRGFKEGMKGNINEYSDSDEDQHDAYLERMKAEGKIREEGNDSDESDGGSDESFNPGEEDEEIAEEYDSNASASDSSDEEGDSDDESAKKKKAKKVKVVKEKKERKPRKEKKHKDTGGPKRPMSAYMLWLNASRERIKSENPGISITEISKKAGEMWRQLTKDEKEEWETKAGEAKRQYEKAKKEYKESGGGSTSTPSKKESRKSGGKKDEKKRKSAGGDKEKDRGNDSFKSKEFIETSEDSSDSDHKSKSKRKKDSDEEEEEAASTPASSEEDSD
- the ssrp1a gene encoding FACT complex subunit SSRP1a isoform X1, with the translated sequence MGDTLEFNEIYQEVKGSWNDGRLRFSKQNVVYKSSKTGKVDSIPAGELNHAQWRRVCLGHGIKLSTSSGHVYKYDGFRDTDFEKISEFFKANYKVEVTEKDACVKGWNWGTAKFSGPLLSFDVNDNTAFEIPLSNVSQCATGKNEVTLEFHQNDDTEVSLMEVRFYVPPATADDRQDPVEAFAANVLSKADVIQATGDAVCIFKELQCLTPRGRYDIRIYPTFLHLHGKTFDYKIPYTTVLRLFLLPHKDQRQMFFVISLDPPIKQGQTRYHFLILLFSKEEDINLTLNMSEEDVERRFEGKLSKNMSGSLYEMVSRVMKALVNRKITVPGNFQGHSGAQCITCSYKASSGLLYPLERGFIYVHKPPVHLRFEEISCVNFARGTTTTRSFDFEIETKQGNQYTFSSIEREEYGKLFDFVNAKKLNIKNRGFKEGMKGNINEYSDSDEDQHDAYLERMKAEGKIREEGNDSDESDGGSDESFNPGEEDEEIAEEYDSNASASDSSDEEGDSDDESAKKKKAKKVKVVKEKKERKPRKEKKHKDTGGPKRPMSAYMLWLNASRERIKSENPGISITEISKKAGEMWRQLTKDEKEEWETKAGEAKRQYEKAKKEYKESGGGSTSTPSKKESRKSGGKKDEKKRKSAGGDKEKDRGNDSFKSKEFIETSEDSSDSDHKSKSKRKKQDSDEEEEEAASTPASSEEDSD